A single region of the Anoplolepis gracilipes chromosome 1, ASM4749672v1, whole genome shotgun sequence genome encodes:
- the Ints10 gene encoding integrator complex subunit 10, giving the protein MLEKPSGPDNQLSKEDYLIMRAKEALPIDIYAAKSWLITAKSLFPHSAKVQFEAYRIEKLSKNIKEAAKCFSEIFQNFPDDRDIWKEIEMVTTCLRLEQCDSEAEFLCQMFQHIPQDLQHRLLVMTADHSEDTMEHCKLLLLLLRRFPQTIATHGPRLVETLLTAEKHSHPGRAVNGFRRLLACDALPLLGAASVELNPRLSLRLLCKAAEFYLAYIQQPQDAQIQNPWDRLFQIVELIGKKLGWELSNLFATPWSREAYSDRLQQYAIAHNTGLCDELIVRQLLMCTVVILLRILNEHATLINNDETMYCLVEAFGEGLHSSAEPKLKKRKREDNASIIVTSDSDYNGNGLALAVKLWDLLHTSDYLQREIGKLSQQLRLDTWLNPFLTDLAMYKGIHHEVLARLSQESSNLSVNLRLASTCFFLRDYKGMLEHIVLVASSLPTALGKVSHNLTVPSVRHLHYLTLARFPILQYCCKLLLLAIKENFSLLGNGADLAIGHALVLIQIDWPQEASTLTAITERILNRGSFAYPLFQTYIICVDILEELTYLWTEHGGGVSLDITTGAGVLQNRRITTRGADKGVREEVKQAMRRQAARDGIDPLDELLQKFIVNEKTAILHAFMN; this is encoded by the exons TTTGAGGCGTATCGAATCGAGAAACTGTCAAAAAACATAAAGGAAGCAGCAAAATGCTTCAGCGAAAT atttcaaaattttccgGATGATCGTGATATATGGAAAGAGATCGAAATGGTGACGACGTGTCTTCGCTTGGAACAGTGTGACAGTGAGGCAGAATTTTTGTGCCAAATGTTTCAACATATTCCACAGGATTTGCAACACCGATTACTCGTTATGACAGCTGATCATAGCGAAGACACGATGGAGCATTGCAAATTATTGCTCTTATTGCTACGCAGATTTCCTCAAACCATAGCAACCCATGga ccACGTTTAGTGGAGACTCTCTTAACTGCCGAGAAACATAGTCATCCAGGCCGAGCTGTAAATGGTTTCAGACGATTGTTGGCATGCGACGCATTGCCATTGCTCGGTGCTGCTTCAGTAGAATTGAATCCTCGTCTCAGTTTAAGATTGCTCTGTAAAGCTGCAGAATTTTACTTAGCGTATATACAGCAGCCGCAGGATGCACAAATTCAAAATCCATGGGACAGACTTTTTCAAATTGTGGAATTAATAGGCAAGAAATTAGGATGGGAATTAAGCAATTTATTTGCTACGCCTTGGAGTCGCGAGGCGTATAGTGATAGATTGCAACAGTACGCAATTGCGCACAATACAGGTCTGTGCGACGAGCTTATAGTCAGACAATTATTGATGTGTACAGTTGTGATATTGTTGAGAATATTGAACGAGCATGCCACTCTTATTAACAATGACGAGACAATGTATTGTCTAGTGGAGGCTTTTGGAGAAGGATTACATTCTTCTGCag agccgaaattgaaaaaacgaaAACGAGAAGATAATGCGAGTATAATAGTAACCAGTGATAGTGATTACAATGGCAATGGTCTAGCATTGGCAGTAAAATTATGGGACTTATTACATACTAGTGACTATCTTCAAAGAGAAATCGGTAAACTGAGTCAACAGTTACGACTAGATACCTGGTTGAACCCATTTTTAACGGATTTGGCGATGTACAAAGGCATACATCATGAAGTGTTAGCCAGATTGTCGCAAGAAAGCAGTAATTTATCTGTTAATCTTCGTTTGGCCAGCACATGTTTCTTTTTGAGAGATTATAAG ggAATGTTGGAACATATTGTTCTGGTAGCAAGTTCCTTACCCACTGCATTAGGCAAAGTATCTCACAATTTGACAGTTCCAAGTGTAAGgcatttacattatttaactCTCGCCCGATTCcctattttacaatattgttgCAAATTGCTTCTTTTAGCTATAAAG gaaaatttttctttacttgGAAATGGCGCAGACTTGGCTATTGGACATGCATTGGTCCTAATACAGATAGATTGGCCGCAAGAAGCCAGTACTTTGACTGCGATAACGGAACGAATTCTTAATCGTGGAAGTTTTGCTTATCCATTATTTCAGACGTATATAATATGCGTAGatattttagaagaattgACATATTTATGGACTGAACATGGTGGTGGAGTATCACTGGACATAACTACAGGCGCGGGAGTTTTACAAA atcgCCGTATCACTACTCGTGGTGCTGATAAAGGAGTGCGCGAGGAGGTGAAGCAAGCCATGCGTCGACAAGCCGCGCGGGACGGCATTGATCCTTTAGACGAACTGTTACAGAAATTCATAGTCAACGAAAAAACCGCCATTCTTCATGCTTTTATGAATTAA
- the Sec31 gene encoding protein transport protein Sec31A — protein sequence MKVKELLKTVNVAWSPPAQHPIMLAAGTAAQQLDASFSTSASLDLYSLNLQQPGYEMELRASVPSDHRFHKIIWGSYGNNPAGIIVGGCEDGTIKIYSAAKLLARESNCLINSPHRHAGPVRAMDFNPFREENQLATGATESEIYIWDINTNTPTTLSRSQQSEDVQHIAWNKQVHLKDILASTFSQCCVIWNVKEKKPIFKLTDANSRVRWKVAQWHPDVGTQLCLASEDDQTPVIELWDVRVPTSPLKTLQGHQRGVLSIAWNPHDSDLLLSCAKDNRILCWNPNSNAPNGEVICELAQTAQWNFDVSWCPRYPGLIVGSSFDGHAAVYSLLGGQQQETSNKIMDSFPGMDPFAQSVQTGTTAVLTKAPKWLKRPFGASFGFGGKLVIFENQSADPNLANRKGDLNRKVIISQVITQPSLIQRSNKLKVTLETEQYSDFCKEKMEKSPDEHTKKIWCCVRAYFDANVTKSILDLLGYNIDTMNNKLNQFVPQDDMSNIIEGVSNLNNVLNGNVMVGSSAFDTIGQEQGKKLVSSNKSADSTYTINTSEDEDGLITQAILLGNIEAAVSLCFTSKRYADAIILSMAAGPELLARTQYRYFSEHSSALNSLINSLVSENWAEVVKNSDIKCWKEALVGIFTNSSTQERSALCDMLGDRLATCENPVLKKQAQICYICSGNLNKLVEVSNADIQEVVELVVIMQKALELQGIREIHIQDRIASVLSQYAEMLAAEGDLEAALNYLGNSQEQRISMLRDRLCKALSYVQEQRNIARPVGQQNYHHYEQTVPGRSSQNLQNTYNPLQQPLQQLLQQATPVQNLQNAYNNPLQQPLQQTTPVVQQNWNVTPLKQAYGAPTNQTVNPQLYGMPPPPQPQTQSTIYDQYSASHSYNQIPAAQPPPPPPPSGSSLSSGSRPSSVGPQSRSKYLIDPSVKSAPTYGQSSFPSNQLYNSQQIAPVPGYPLQNTYQPQVSMSSNTYGSQPPSFVNNPKEPEPYKPFQPNVIQPPLQQNAPQTQIYDPIRAQPPGQMMQTHGNGNVYQFPSQPSGWNDPPIAKSSKPQPKVEYQQQNPILHPLRSSQPEPSPLPQDNFYQEQVHSPYNVQYGQGMSNTAPVNKPIEPLLQPAMPVAPAKEVEPEKPKAPIPEQHIHLKTILDELKNQCYENAKNPQIKRKIEDVSRKLEVLYDCLRENKLSQNTLQGLHQISQMIQNGNYTGGLDLHTQLVSGPDFSQIASFMPGIKVLLLSALQLSVYIR from the exons tttcacaaaattatttggGGATCTTACGGTAATAACCCAGCAGGCATAATTGTCGGAGGTTGCGAAGATGGCactataaaaatctattctgCTGCTAAGTTATTAGCCAGAGAAAGTAATTGTTTGATAAATAGTCCTCATCGACATGCTGGTCCCGTTAGGGCAATGGATTTTAATCCTTTTCGAGAAGAAAACCAATTGGCTACAGGTGCGACGGAGAGTGAGATCTATATTTGGGATATTAATACAAACACACCGACAACTCTCTCCAGAAGTCAGCAATCAGAGGATGTTCAACACATTGCTTGGAACAAACAAG tacATTTAAAGGACATTCTTGCTTCCACATTTTCACAATGTTGCGTTATATGGaatgtgaaagaaaaaaaaccaatATTCAAACTGACAGATGCAAACTCTAgg GTACGCTGGAAAGTTGCCCAGTGGCATCCGGACGTTGGAACACAATTGTGTTTAGCATCTGAGGATGACCAAACACCTGTTATTGAATTATGGGATGTGAGAGTGCCAACGTCACCTTTAAAAACGCTGCAAGGTCATCAGCGTGGTGTTCTTTCAATTGCATGGAATCCACATGATTCGGACCTACTTTTAAGCTGTGCCAAGGATAATAGAATTCTATGTTGGAATCCTAACTCAAATGCACCG aaTGGTGAGGTGATATGTGAGTTAGCCCAAACAGCCCAATGGAACTTTGATGTGTCTTGGTGTCCAAGATATCCAGGCTTAATTGTTGGTAGCAGTTTTGATGGTCATGCTGCTGTTTATTCTTTACTGGGTGGACAACAACAAGAAACATCAAATAAGATAATGGATTCATTCCCAGGAATGGATCCCTTTGCCCAATCAGTACAAACAGGAACAACTGCAGTATTAACAAAAGCTCCTAAATGGTTAAAGAGACCGTTTGGAGCATCATTTGGt tttggTGGTAAATtggtaatttttgaaaatcaatCTGCTGATCCAAATTTAGCAAACAGAAAGGGAGATTTAAACaggaaagttattatatcACAAGTAATTACCCAGCCAAGCCTTATTCAACGTTCcaacaaattaaaagtaacactGGAGACTGAACAATATAGCGATTTCTGCAAGGAAAAGATGGAAAAGTCTCCAGATGAGCACACCAAAAAAATCTGGTGTTGCGTGCGTGCTTACTTTGATGCCAATGTAACAAAGAGTATATTGGATTTATTGGGCTACAATATCGATACAATGAATAATAAACTGAATCAATTTGTACCTCAGGACGATATGAGCAATATTATAGAAGGTGTCTCTAATCTTAACAAT GTACTGAATGGAAATGTTATGGTCGGTAGTAGTGCATTTGATACCATTGGACAAGAACAAGGCAAGAAATTAGTATCATCAAACAAATCTGCAGATAGTACTTACACTATAAATACTTCTGAAG ATGAGGATGGTCTTATCACTCAAGCTATCCTCTTAGGAAATATTGAAGCCGCGGTATCTTTATGCTTTACTAGCAAAAGGTACGCCGATGCCATAATTCTGTCGATGGCTGCTGGTCCGGAATTGCTAGCGCGTACCCAGTATAGATACTTTTCAGAGCATTCCAGTGCATTAAATTCTCTCATCAATTCATTAGTTAGCGAGAATTGGGCAGAAGTTGTCAAGAATAGTGATATAAAATGCTGGAAGGAAGCATTAGTTggtatatttacaaattccAGTACGCAGGAACGATCTGCTCTGTGTG ATATGCTTGGCGATCGTTTGGCGACTTGTGAAAACCCTGTTCTTAAAAAACAAGCGCAAATCTGTTACATCTGCTCTGGTAACTTAAATAAGCTGGTAGAAGTGTCCAACGCTGACATCCAAGAAGTGGTAGAACTAGTCGTAATAATGCAGAAAGCTTTGGAGCTTCAAGGTATCAGGGAGATTCATATACAAGATAGAATTGCTTCTGTACTGTCCCAGTATGCCGAAATGCTAGCAGCAGAGGGGGATTTAGAAGCTGCTCTGAATTATCTCGGAAACAGTCAGGAACAGAGAATTTCAATGTTGAGGGATCGTTTGTGTAAAGCTCTGAGTTACGTACAGGAACAAAGAAACATTGCAAGACCAGTGGGTCAACAAAACTATCATCACTATGAACAGACTGTACCGGGAAGATCGTCGCAGAACTTGCAAAATACGTATAATCCGTTGCAACAGCCGTTACAGCAGCTGTTACAACAGGCAACACCTGTACAAAACTTGCAAAACGCTTACAACAATCCACTGCAACAGCCATTGCAACAAACAACACCTGTTGTTCAGCAGAACTGGAACGTGACTCCGCTGAAACAGGCTTATGGAGCTCCTACAAATCAGACAGTTAATCCTCAGTTGTATGGAATGCCACCACCACCTCAACCTCAAACGCAGTCTACGATCTACGATCAATATTCTGCATCGCATTCGTACAATCAAATTCCAGCAGCCCAGCCTCCTCCTCCCCCACCTCCGTCGGGTTCCAGTTTAAGTAGTGGTTCAAGACCATCCAGTGTTGGACCACAATCGAGATCAAAGTATCTAATTGATCCATCTGTGAAATCCGCACCTACGTATGGTCAAAGCAGTTTCCCATCGAATCAGTTGTACAATTCTCAACAAATCGCTCCTGTTCCTGGCTACCCTTTACAAAACACGTATCAACCTCAAGTTTCTATGTCGAGTAACACCTATGGCAGTCAACCGCCAAGTTTTGTGAATAATCCTAAAGAACCTGAACCATATAAACCGTTTCAGCCAAATGTGATTCAGCCTCCATTACAGCAAAACGCGCCTCAAACTCAAATATATGACCCTATCAGAGCTCAGCCTCCTGGACAAATGATGCAGACGCATGGAAATGGAAATGTGTATCAGTTCCCGTCACAACCATCTGGCTGGAATGACCCACCGATCGCAAAAAGTTCCAAACCGCAG ccaAAAGTCGAATATCAACAGCAAAATCCAATTTTGCATCCATTACGAAGCAGTCAACCAGAACCGAGt cCATTACCACaggataatttttatcaagaacaAGTACACTCACCTTATAATGTGCAATATGGTCAAGGCATGTCGAATACTGCACCAGTTAACAAACCAATTGAACCATTATTACAACCTGCAATGCCTGTTGCTCCAGCAAAAGAGGTCGAACCAGAAAAGCCTAAAGCACCTATTCCTGAGCAACATATACATCTGAAAACTATATtggatgaattaaaaaatcagtGTTATGAAAATGCAAAGAATCCG CAAATCAAAAGGAAGATAGAAGATGTATCAAGAAAACTAGAAGTGCTGTATGATTGTCTTAGAGAGAATAAG TTATCTCAGAATACTTTACAAGGGCTACATCAAATATCACAGATGATACAAAATGGCAATTATACAGGAGGATTAGATTTACATACGCAATTAGTATCAGGACCAGATTTTAGTCAAATAGCTTCTTTTATGCCTGGGATTAAAGTATTACTTCTAAGTGCCCTTCAACTAAGTGTTTACATTAGATAG